A stretch of Geitlerinema sp. PCC 9228 DNA encodes these proteins:
- a CDS encoding non-ribosomal peptide synthetase, with protein sequence MSDLAKRIAALSPEQREKLLQKLSQSQSKSSDTTQSPSVEGSQDAPVSQTGETVFPLSAAQQRLWFLEQLVGESPFYNVPGAVEIQGQLDANILQRCFSETIRRHQVLRTRFAKQNGEPVQIVDPPFQLEMPVVDLQQTDSACKEEKAQQLAREEAEKPFDLTKSPLLRTKLLHLERDRYLLVFISHHIISDAWSRTVMLRELTTLYQAFSQQQPFSCGDASRTPLPELSVQYVDFAVRQNQWLQGETMQKQLDYWQQKLHPLPPVLELPFAHPRPQQQSYRGAQHQLVVEPELMASLRSLARQHNATPYVVLLAAFQTLLYRYTGETDIAVGSPIANRNHAAYEQLIGFFANTLVLRSDLSGDPTFSELLDRVRETALDAYSNQDLPFEKLVEVLQPQRDTSHSPLFQVLFAFHDMPVLPEIPGLSFKLWDLDTATAKFDLSLLLRVDEQNRGIITLEYNTDLFDSETIERLATHWQTLLTDIAKQPSQPISQLSLLPPAERQQVLQTFQATEVDYPETPVHQLFVEQVAQTPTREAVSLGEQTLTYQTLYQKANQLARKLRSLGVGPETQVGICLSVSPEIYAQRSEAWLPVAVLGVLLAGGAYVPLDPNLPQARLAYMSENAQVKIVLTHEHLQARLPDGCTTLCLDTDSDEIAKYSDAPLEPLATPGVDRTGAEPRRSSRNVDNLAYIIYTSGSTGQPKGVAMTHRPLNNLIRFQRQISRLQQQGARTLQFAAFSFDVFFQELFATWSAGGTLVLMPDEARRDPNRWLELMVQERVERVFLPFVALSQLAQAAQRRGKIPQSLQEIVTAGEQLQITPAIARFLEALPNCRLQNQYGPSETHVVATYTLSGKPNSWPKLPPIGRPIANAKLYVLDENLQPVPIGVPGELCVGGVSLARGYFRNQQQTDERFITNPFVAEQHKPRLYRTGDRARFLSDGNIEFLGRNDRQVKLRGFRLELAEVEAALTQHPQIREAAVGVLREAPVRDDGTGKRLVAYIVCFDKAQHKPHSSNSDNNWQMLRQDSAQVLQPSSVQAFLRSLLPEYAIPSQFVELEALPTTPSGKIDRRSLPEPQPQHTNTSASTKLSTSSSYVAPRNDLESDIAQMWQEILQCDRVGINDNFFDLGGHSLLIVQLGDRLSEYLQQEIPLVKLFQYPTIASFVEYLNSANNSPTNQQSHRSTRRQRAQNRTANLQQQRKRRQRR encoded by the coding sequence ATGAGCGACCTTGCCAAACGAATTGCAGCTTTATCCCCCGAACAGCGGGAAAAACTGCTGCAAAAACTTTCCCAATCCCAATCAAAATCGTCCGATACAACTCAATCGCCTAGCGTTGAGGGCAGTCAAGATGCACCAGTTTCGCAAACGGGAGAAACGGTATTTCCCCTATCTGCTGCCCAACAGCGCCTGTGGTTTTTGGAACAACTGGTGGGAGAAAGTCCTTTCTACAACGTTCCTGGGGCTGTGGAAATTCAAGGACAACTAGACGCAAATATCTTGCAGCGCTGTTTTAGCGAAACGATCCGCCGCCACCAGGTATTGCGTACCCGATTTGCCAAGCAAAATGGCGAACCGGTCCAGATTGTCGATCCCCCTTTTCAACTGGAAATGCCAGTGGTGGATTTGCAGCAGACGGATTCTGCTTGTAAAGAGGAAAAAGCCCAACAATTGGCGCGAGAAGAAGCGGAAAAGCCTTTCGATCTGACAAAATCGCCTCTTTTGCGGACCAAGCTACTGCATTTGGAACGCGATCGCTACCTGTTGGTGTTTATCTCCCATCATATTATCTCCGATGCGTGGTCCCGTACGGTGATGCTGCGAGAGCTGACGACTTTGTACCAAGCCTTTTCCCAGCAGCAGCCTTTCTCCTGCGGAGACGCTTCGCGAACGCCGTTGCCGGAACTTTCCGTGCAATACGTGGATTTTGCTGTACGGCAAAACCAGTGGCTGCAAGGGGAAACCATGCAAAAACAACTGGATTACTGGCAGCAAAAATTGCATCCTTTACCACCAGTTTTGGAGTTGCCCTTCGCCCATCCCCGTCCCCAACAGCAAAGCTATCGCGGGGCACAGCATCAGTTAGTCGTAGAACCGGAATTGATGGCCTCTCTGCGATCGCTTGCCCGGCAGCACAATGCCACGCCCTACGTGGTGTTGCTAGCAGCATTCCAAACGCTGCTGTACCGCTATACTGGGGAAACAGATATTGCCGTCGGGTCACCCATTGCCAACCGCAACCATGCTGCTTACGAGCAGTTAATCGGCTTTTTTGCCAACACGTTGGTGCTGCGTTCCGATTTATCCGGCGATCCGACATTTTCAGAACTGCTCGACCGGGTACGCGAGACCGCCCTCGATGCTTATTCCAACCAGGATTTGCCCTTCGAGAAACTGGTAGAAGTTCTACAACCGCAGCGAGATACCAGCCATTCTCCCTTATTTCAAGTTCTATTTGCCTTTCACGATATGCCGGTTTTGCCGGAAATTCCAGGATTGAGCTTCAAACTGTGGGATTTGGATACGGCCACAGCCAAATTCGACCTCAGCTTGCTTTTGCGTGTGGACGAACAAAACCGGGGCATTATTACTTTAGAATACAATACCGATTTATTCGACTCAGAAACCATCGAACGCTTGGCCACCCACTGGCAAACGCTCTTAACCGATATTGCCAAGCAACCGTCGCAACCCATTTCGCAACTGTCTTTGCTGCCACCAGCCGAGCGACAGCAAGTTTTGCAAACCTTCCAAGCCACCGAAGTTGACTATCCAGAAACGCCCGTTCACCAGTTGTTTGTCGAACAGGTTGCCCAAACCCCCACGCGCGAAGCGGTATCTTTGGGAGAACAAACCCTCACCTATCAAACCCTCTACCAAAAAGCCAACCAACTAGCCCGCAAACTGCGATCGCTAGGCGTAGGACCGGAGACCCAAGTCGGCATTTGTCTGAGCGTTTCTCCAGAAATTTATGCCCAAAGGTCGGAAGCTTGGTTGCCAGTGGCTGTTTTGGGCGTCCTTTTGGCTGGCGGTGCCTACGTTCCCCTAGATCCCAACCTGCCTCAAGCACGTTTGGCTTATATGAGCGAGAACGCACAGGTCAAAATTGTCCTCACCCACGAGCATTTGCAAGCCAGGCTGCCCGATGGTTGTACGACTTTATGTTTGGATACCGACTCGGATGAGATTGCCAAGTATAGCGATGCTCCTTTAGAACCGCTGGCAACCCCTGGTGTTGACCGAACTGGTGCTGAGCCGCGTCGAAGCAGCCGAAACGTCGATAACCTGGCATACATCATTTATACATCCGGTTCCACCGGACAACCCAAGGGCGTGGCTATGACCCACCGTCCCCTCAACAACTTGATTCGCTTCCAGAGGCAAATCTCTCGCCTCCAGCAGCAAGGGGCACGTACCTTGCAGTTTGCAGCGTTCAGTTTTGACGTATTTTTCCAAGAGCTTTTTGCCACTTGGAGTGCCGGCGGAACGTTGGTTCTGATGCCAGATGAAGCCCGTCGCGACCCCAATCGCTGGTTGGAGCTAATGGTGCAAGAACGAGTCGAACGGGTCTTTTTGCCATTCGTCGCCCTATCGCAACTGGCTCAAGCCGCCCAACGTCGCGGAAAAATTCCCCAATCCTTACAAGAGATCGTTACAGCCGGGGAACAACTACAAATTACCCCTGCGATCGCGCGTTTTTTGGAAGCCTTGCCCAATTGCCGATTGCAAAATCAATACGGTCCTTCCGAAACCCACGTGGTCGCCACCTACACATTGTCAGGAAAACCCAATTCCTGGCCCAAGCTACCGCCTATCGGTCGTCCCATTGCCAACGCCAAACTGTACGTTCTCGACGAGAACTTGCAACCGGTTCCCATTGGCGTTCCCGGAGAACTGTGCGTCGGCGGTGTTTCCCTGGCGCGGGGATATTTCCGCAACCAACAGCAAACGGACGAACGTTTCATTACCAATCCCTTTGTAGCCGAACAGCACAAGCCACGTTTGTACAGAACCGGCGATCGCGCTCGCTTTCTCAGCGACGGCAACATCGAGTTTTTGGGACGCAACGACCGTCAAGTCAAACTCCGGGGATTTCGCTTGGAACTAGCAGAAGTAGAAGCGGCTTTGACCCAACATCCTCAAATTCGCGAAGCAGCGGTAGGGGTGCTTCGCGAAGCACCCGTACGGGATGATGGTACGGGCAAGCGTTTGGTCGCCTATATCGTTTGCTTCGACAAAGCTCAGCACAAGCCGCATAGTTCAAATTCAGACAATAACTGGCAGATGCTTCGGCAGGACTCAGCACAAGTGCTTCAACCAAGCTCAGTACAAGCTTTTTTGCGATCGCTACTGCCCGAGTATGCCATTCCTTCCCAATTTGTGGAATTAGAAGCTTTACCCACCACCCCCAGTGGCAAAATCGACCGGCGTTCCTTACCCGAACCCCAACCCCAACACACCAACACCTCTGCTTCGACAAAGCTCAGCACAAGCAGCAGCTACGTTGCTCCTAGAAACGACCTGGAATCGGACATTGCCCAGATGTGGCAGGAAATTTTGCAATGCGATCGCGTAGGCATCAACGACAACTTTTTCGACCTCGGCGGTCATTCCTTGCTCATCGTGCAATTGGGCGATCGCTTGTCCGAGTATCTACAACAGGAAATTCCGCTCGTCAAGCTATTTCAGTATCCCACCATCGCCAGCTTTGTGGAATATCTAAATTCTGCAAACAACAGCCCAACCAACCAGCAATCCCATCGCTCTACCAGACGCCAAAGAGCCCAAAACCGAACTGCCAACCTGCAGCAGCAACGAAAACGGCGACAGCGGCGGTGA